A genomic region of Cannabis sativa cultivar Pink pepper isolate KNU-18-1 chromosome 1, ASM2916894v1, whole genome shotgun sequence contains the following coding sequences:
- the LOC115707936 gene encoding uncharacterized protein LOC115707936, which translates to MTKEKFSPPNIVKSNSALTLAEQWVSKMTKAVDDEQNEVEGRHPRLGLGAKFSRQFNVGPLSDPIERKLFAKLDTRTKRTEESNLATKDELNDDSDDSEDTESRSQVFNKKRAATPMMPSVQTKKKKK; encoded by the exons ATGACAAAGGAAAAGTTCAGTCCTCCCAACATTGTTAAGTCAAACAGCGCTTTAACACTg GCTGAACAATGGGTTAGCAAAATGACTAAAGCTGTAGATGATGAACAAAATGAAGTAGAGGGACGACATCCCAG GCTTGGCTTGGGTGCCAAATTTTCACGCCAATTCAATGTTGGACCATTATCTGATCCCATTGAACGAAAACTCTTTGCCAAATTGGATACTCGAACTAAACGTACCGAGGAGTCTAACTTAGCTACTAAAGATGAACTTAATGATGACTCTGACGATAGTGAAGATACAGAAAGCAGAAGCCAAGTTTTTAACAAGAAAAGAGCAGCAACTCCAATGATGCCATCTGtacaaacaaagaaaaagaagaagtga
- the LOC115706505 gene encoding uncharacterized protein LOC115706505, producing MAKRSHRRAVRYEKDQSGCMWGFISIFDFRHGRSTRKLITDKRHGSKHTIGTGIAKNRFEILSNLGEHCQGTNAGDRTAEILTADTVKPSVKKLIEEEMVNEQGMKKETRDAVEEPKQSESAYEGDVKMDPKRIRKTRKKSRDMDVQNVQSECSCKHNADHQSIKDLAIDEIMEEFSRRIHQKSISFRKDGLNGETPELLTDKHSDFEEKLNGVIKEFIIQKFTDGKCLKEDQKIHLQFRELIDKLQLTSSDEELLLKLLQDPQSLLVKYVQGLHESQVEKDAECKPIGGSDFSEHKLVSSRKSEDVVNHKHRSFFRRRTKSQERNQLEENEHPDILSKIVILKPGPTTGLRNSKDESSLGKSQEYHDIVGSKEPSDRVGSHFFLSEIKRKFKQAMRKQQEQSGSGISSRSSTGHQSKGDSEKVVGKGNVGRNSPTKDHFYIERIAKPSSGSRRGDKINKMKDSEISKQESDAFPSERMSSIYDQAKKHLSDQLLSNGDGADLSNRHNTKTLGRILSLPEYSASPNGSPRKDWENNFVTAQMRFSSQDKYQVINENRCSPKSENNVSPLSREAENLESNSPVTGNSPDQKVEAPNSKTDISDDVGREIEVEDAVISTKENISCEGDSEFVKESSITSDGPCEPCSSSTARDDPSDDVPVTCDDKSDSLCLKQDSHEENQVQSSPPSSPSSSFTSRKVADSESSVDIPERPSPVSVLEPLFGEDDINPASSTSQTANSTIQPLRIEFEDPGSPPASDEACNGKRLLDDKESICAYAKALMQASGLNWDKICIKLFSSDQLLEPSLVDEIEFFSNKLCCDQKLLFDCINEVLVEVCQYYFGSSPWLSFAKPSVCPIPDMTNVALVVSKGVYWHLLQIPLPHTLDQIIRKDMARTGTWLDVRFDAETIGFDLGETILEDLMEDTILSCVNISCESEHDLLPELEENARTVDL from the exons ATGGCTAAGAGGTCTCACAGACGCGCGGTACGGTATGAGAAAGATCAGTCAGGTTGTATGTGGggttttattagtatatttgaCTTTCGCCATGGCCGCTCTACTCGTAAGTTGATTACAGATAAAAGACATGGAAGCAAGCACACTATTG GAACTGGAATTGCTAAGAATAGGTTTGAAATATTGAGTAATTTGGGAGAACATTGTCAAGGCACCAATGCT GGTGATAGGACTGCGGAAATTTTGACAGCTGATACGGTTAAGCCTAGTGTCAAGAAACTCATTGAAGAAGAGATGGTTAATGAGCAGGGCATGAAGAAAGAGACTAGGGATGCTGTAGAGGAACCTAAGCAGTCAGAATCTGCTTATGAAGGTGATGTAAAGATGGATCCTAAGAGGATTAGGAAGACTCGGAAGAAAAGCCGTGATATGGATGTGCAAAATGTGCAATCTGAGTGCTCTTGTAAACATAATGCTGACCACCAATCTATAAAAGATCTAGCTATAGATGAGATAATGGAAGAGTTCTCTCGCCGGATTCACCAAAAAAGTATTAGTTTCAGGAAGGATGGCTTGAATGGTGAAACTCCTGAGCTATTAACTGACAAGCATTCTGATTTTGAGGAGAAATTGAATGGGGTAATTAAGGAGTTTATAATTCAGAAGTTTACAGATGGGAAATGTCTCAAAGAAGACCAGAAAATCCACCTCCAATTCAGGGAACTCATCGATAAACTACAGCTCACTAGCTCAGATGAGGAATTGTTGCTGAAGCTCTTACAGGATCCACAATCTTTGCTGGTTAAGTATGTTCAAGGCTTGCATGAATCTCAAGTGGAAAAAGATGCAGAATGCAAGCCCATTGGAGGATCTGATTTCTCAGAACATAAGCTTGTCAGCTCAAGAAAATCTGAAGATGTTGTCAATCATAAACATCGGTCCTTTTTCAGGAGGAGGACCAAGTCTCAGGAAAGAAACCAGTTGGAGGAAAATGAACACCCTGACATTTTGAGTAAAATTGTCATTTTAAAGCCTGGACCAACAACAGGTTTAAGAAATTCCAAAGATGAAAGTAGCCTCGGAAAATCCCAAGAGTATCATGATATTGTTGGAAGTAAAGAACCAAGTGATAGAGTTGGATCCCACTTTTTCCTTTctgaaattaaaagaaaatttaagCAGGCTATGCGAAAACAACAAGAACAATCAGGATCTGGAATTTCAAGCAGATCTTCCACCGGTCATCAGTCTAAGGGAGATAGTGAAAAAGTAGTTGGGAAGGGAAATGTTGGAAGAAATTCTCCTACTAAAGATCATTTCTACATTGAAAGAATTGCTAAACCTTCCAGTGGTTCGAGGAGAGGGGACaagattaataaaatgaaaGACTCTGAAATAAGTAAGCAGGAAAGTGATGCTTTTCCCAGCGAAAGAATGTCTAGTATCTATGACCAGGCCAAGAAACATCTCTCTGATCAGTTGCTTAGCAATGGAGATGGTGCAGACTTATCAAACCGACATAATACTAAGACCCTGGGGAGGATCCTTTCTCTTCCTGAGTACAGCGCTTCTCCTAATGGCAGCCCTAGAAAGGACTGGGAAAATAACTTTGTGACTGCACAAATGAGATTCTCTTCCCAAGACAAATATCAAGTGATCAATGAGAACAGATGTTCTCCCAAATCAGAAAACAATGTCAGTCCTCTAAGTAGGGAAGCAGAAAATTTAGAGAGTAATTCACCTGTTACTGGCAACAGCCCTGATCAAAAAGTAGAAGCTCCTAACTCAAAGACTGATATTTCTGATGATGTTGGTCGTGAAATTGAAGTAGAAGATGCTGTTATTTCCACTAAAGAGAATATCAGTTGTGAAG gtgATTCAGAGTTTGTAAAAGAAAGTAGCATTACTTCAGATGGTCCCTGTGAACCGTGTAGCTCTTCCACTGCAAGGGATGACCCGAGTGATGATGTTCCCGTCACCTGCGATGATAAAAGTGATTCTCTTTGCTTGAAACag GATTCACATGAAGAGAACCAAGTCCAATCTTCTCCACCAAGTTCCCCTTCCAGCTCTTTCACCTCCAGAAAGGTTGCCGATTCAGAAAGTTCTGTGGACATACCAGAAAGGCCGAGTCCTGTTTCAGTTCTTGAGCCTCTTTTTGGGGAGGATGATATTAACCCTGCAAGCTCCACATCTCAAACTG CCAACTCAACAATACAACCACTTCGAATTGAATTTGAAGATCCTGGTTCTCCACCTGCTTCTGATGAAGCATGCAACGGAAAAAGATTATTGGATGACAAGGAGTCAATATGTGCTTATGCAAAAGCTTTGATGCAAGCATCTGGGTTGAATTGGGATAAAATCTGTATAAAGCTGTTTTCCTCAGACCAACTACTTGAACCATCATTGGTTGATGAGATTGAGTTTTTCTCCAACAAACTCTGCTGTGATCAGAAGCTTCTCTTTGACTGTATAAACGAGGTCCTTGTGGAGGTTTGTCAATACTATTTTGGTTCCTCTCCTTGGCTATCGTTTGCTAAACCTAGTGTATGTCCGATCCCAGACATGACAAATGTTGCTCTTGTGGTTTCTAAAGGAGTTTATTGGCATCTTCTTCAAATTCCTTTGCCTCATACTCTTGACCAGATTATCAGGAAAGATATGGCAAGAACTGGAACGTGGTTGGACGTTCGGTTTGATGCTGAAACCattggttttgatctgggtgaAACCATTCTCGAAGACTTGATGGAAGACACCATATTAAGTTGTGTAAATATAAGTTGCGAAAGTGAACATGATTTGCTTCCAGAGTTAGAGGAAAATGCAAGAACTGTCGACTTGTAG